Proteins encoded by one window of uncultured Draconibacterium sp.:
- a CDS encoding arylsulfatase, translating into MKHLFVLAFLVLAAALNAAEKRTQPNIIFIITDQQRADALGCMGNTAVISPNIDKLAEAGATFVNAYSSVPSCTPARAGLLTGLSPWHHGMLGYGRVARKYKYEMPRMLREAGYYTFGIGKMHWFPQKALHGFHGTLVDESGRVEQDGFVSDYRDWFKLQAPGEDPDKTGIGWNEHNSGVYQLDEKLHPTYWTGQTAIELIENYNQDKPLFLKVSFARPHSPYDPPKRFLDLYKDVQIPAPYLGEWDEKFEGVEGGKDAAFGDFGIEHAIDSRRHYYASISFIDEMVGRIIKTLKEKGMYENTLICFTSDHGDMLGDHYHWRKTYAYEGSSNVPFIVKWPKSFEGKLAQGSKLEQVTELRDFLPTFLDAAGEDIPEEMDGLSVLELIKNPQADWRDYIDLEHATTYSDDNYWCALTNGTWKYIWFFRTGEEQLFNLKNDPGEQNDQSSLNTDEVERWRKKMVDHLRERGEGFVKDGKLVQRSETLLYSPNYPGDDRTPNDLIKDWRIEYKGVDRD; encoded by the coding sequence ATGAAACATCTATTTGTACTTGCCTTTTTAGTTCTGGCTGCGGCTCTCAATGCCGCCGAAAAGAGAACACAGCCAAACATTATTTTTATTATAACCGATCAGCAAAGGGCTGATGCATTGGGCTGCATGGGCAATACCGCGGTAATTTCTCCTAATATTGATAAACTTGCTGAGGCGGGTGCTACTTTTGTAAATGCTTATTCGTCGGTGCCCAGTTGTACGCCGGCAAGGGCAGGATTACTAACCGGATTGTCGCCATGGCATCACGGAATGTTAGGCTATGGTCGCGTTGCCCGAAAGTATAAATACGAGATGCCGCGCATGCTCCGCGAAGCCGGTTACTACACTTTTGGCATCGGCAAAATGCACTGGTTTCCACAGAAAGCTTTGCACGGTTTTCATGGAACATTGGTGGATGAAAGTGGTCGCGTTGAGCAGGATGGTTTTGTTAGCGATTACCGCGATTGGTTTAAGTTGCAGGCACCTGGTGAAGATCCTGATAAAACGGGAATTGGCTGGAATGAGCACAATTCGGGGGTTTATCAGCTCGACGAAAAATTGCACCCAACTTACTGGACCGGTCAAACAGCTATTGAGTTAATAGAAAATTATAACCAGGATAAACCGCTCTTTTTAAAAGTATCTTTTGCGCGTCCACATAGTCCGTATGACCCGCCAAAACGTTTTCTCGATTTGTATAAAGATGTTCAGATTCCGGCACCATATTTAGGCGAATGGGACGAAAAATTTGAAGGTGTTGAAGGTGGGAAAGACGCAGCCTTTGGCGATTTTGGAATTGAACACGCTATTGATAGCCGGCGACATTATTATGCCAGCATTTCGTTTATTGATGAGATGGTTGGAAGGATCATTAAGACCTTAAAAGAAAAAGGGATGTACGAAAATACGCTGATTTGTTTTACATCCGACCATGGCGATATGTTGGGCGACCACTACCACTGGCGCAAAACATATGCTTATGAAGGTTCGTCAAATGTTCCATTTATTGTGAAATGGCCCAAATCGTTTGAGGGGAAATTAGCACAAGGTTCAAAATTGGAACAGGTTACCGAACTACGCGATTTTCTGCCAACATTTTTAGATGCAGCTGGAGAAGATATCCCTGAAGAAATGGATGGCCTGTCAGTTCTTGAGCTAATAAAAAATCCTCAAGCGGACTGGCGAGATTACATTGATCTTGAACATGCAACAACTTACAGCGACGATAATTACTGGTGCGCATTAACTAACGGCACGTGGAAATATATCTGGTTTTTCAGAACAGGAGAAGAACAGCTTTTTAATTTGAAAAATGATCCTGGTGAACAAAACGATCAGTCTTCTTTGAACACAGATGAAGTTGAAAGATGGCGCAAAAAAATGGTGGATCACCTACGTGAAAGGGGCGAAGGATTTGTTAAAGACGGGAAACTGGTTCAGCGATCAGAGACTTTATTGTACAGCCCAAATTATCCGGGTGATGATCGTACTCCGAATGATTTGATAAAAGACTGGAGAATAGAATATAAAGGAGTGGATAGAGATTGA
- a CDS encoding bifunctional 3,4-dihydroxy-2-butanone-4-phosphate synthase/GTP cyclohydrolase II, whose protein sequence is MTDIKLNTIPEAIAAIQKGEMVIVVDDEDRENEGDLIVASELITTEIVNFMASKARGLICVALTEERCKQLELDLMVGKNTSANETAFTVSVDAIHPEVTTGISAADRAITIKMLVDGKTRPEQLGRPGHIFPLKAMERGVLRRTGHTEAAVDLARLAGMKPSGVLVEIMNEDGTMARLPQLYEFAQKHNLKLVTIKDLISFLFQSESLIERGEEVALPTNYGDFRIVPFRQKSNGAEHVALIKGEWEPNEPILARVHSSCMTGDIFGSMRCECGDQLHASMEMIEKAGKGVIVYMMQEGRGIGLLNKIAAYKLQDQGLDTVEANIHLGFKADERDYGVGAQILSNLGVTKMRLLTNNPVKRVGLEGYGLEVTEIVPIEIAPNEHNQRYMKTKRDRMGHHLRKFNYDK, encoded by the coding sequence ATGACAGATATTAAGCTTAACACAATTCCTGAAGCCATTGCTGCAATTCAGAAAGGTGAAATGGTAATTGTTGTTGATGATGAAGATCGCGAGAATGAAGGTGATTTAATTGTTGCCTCAGAACTGATCACTACAGAAATTGTAAACTTTATGGCTTCGAAGGCGCGCGGTCTAATTTGCGTTGCTTTAACCGAAGAGCGTTGTAAGCAGTTGGAGCTTGATTTGATGGTGGGGAAAAATACATCAGCAAACGAAACTGCTTTTACGGTTTCGGTTGATGCTATTCATCCTGAAGTAACTACCGGGATTTCAGCTGCCGACCGTGCAATTACCATAAAAATGCTGGTTGACGGAAAAACCCGTCCGGAACAATTGGGCCGTCCGGGGCATATTTTTCCTTTAAAAGCTATGGAGCGCGGTGTGTTGCGCAGAACAGGACACACTGAGGCCGCTGTTGATTTGGCACGATTAGCAGGCATGAAACCATCGGGAGTTCTTGTTGAAATTATGAACGAAGATGGAACAATGGCGCGTTTACCTCAATTGTACGAATTCGCTCAAAAACATAATCTGAAGCTGGTTACGATTAAAGATCTGATTTCATTTCTTTTTCAAAGTGAAAGCCTTATAGAGAGGGGAGAAGAAGTTGCTTTACCAACTAATTACGGCGATTTTAGAATTGTTCCTTTTCGTCAAAAATCAAATGGTGCCGAGCATGTTGCCCTGATAAAAGGTGAGTGGGAGCCAAACGAGCCAATTTTGGCTCGCGTACATTCTTCATGTATGACCGGTGATATTTTCGGATCGATGCGTTGTGAATGTGGCGACCAGCTGCATGCATCAATGGAAATGATTGAAAAAGCTGGCAAAGGTGTTATTGTATATATGATGCAGGAAGGTCGTGGTATTGGGCTGCTCAACAAGATAGCTGCTTATAAATTGCAAGATCAGGGATTGGATACCGTGGAAGCAAACATTCATTTAGGATTTAAAGCCGATGAGCGCGATTATGGTGTTGGAGCTCAGATTTTAAGTAACCTTGGCGTTACTAAAATGCGTTTGCTTACCAATAATCCAGTTAAGCGCGTTGGTCTGGAAGGATATGGTTTAGAAGTTACTGAAATTGTTCCGATTGAGATCGCTCCGAACGAGCATAATCAGCGTTACATGAAAACCAAGCGCGACCGAATGGGACATCATCTGAGAAAATTTAACTACGATAAATAA
- a CDS encoding NAD(P)H-dependent oxidoreductase has product MKRILILFAHPAFQKSRINRTLMEAIKDMEGVTINNLYEKYPDFFIDVPIEQKLLTEHDIIIWHHPFYWYSAPALVKEWMDLVLQHGFAYGTHGRALEGKWAMSCISTGGSKEVYSAEGKNHFTINEFLAPFNQSVNLCRMKYLPPFVVHRSHTLQSEQLKKYAKDYRAVIELLRDSKINPEIFNSTEYINEIIE; this is encoded by the coding sequence ATGAAAAGGATACTGATACTTTTTGCACACCCGGCCTTTCAAAAATCGCGCATCAACAGAACCCTGATGGAAGCGATAAAAGATATGGAAGGTGTTACCATTAACAACCTGTACGAAAAGTACCCTGATTTTTTTATTGATGTACCTATTGAACAGAAACTCTTAACCGAACATGATATCATCATATGGCATCATCCGTTTTACTGGTACAGTGCACCGGCACTGGTTAAAGAATGGATGGATTTGGTGCTTCAACACGGTTTTGCCTACGGAACACACGGGCGTGCGCTCGAAGGGAAATGGGCAATGTCGTGCATATCAACCGGCGGAAGCAAGGAAGTATATAGCGCAGAAGGCAAAAATCATTTTACCATAAATGAATTTTTGGCGCCTTTCAATCAATCAGTTAATCTGTGCAGAATGAAATATTTACCTCCGTTTGTGGTTCATCGCTCGCACACTTTACAGAGCGAACAATTAAAAAAATATGCGAAAGATTATCGTGCGGTGATTGAGCTGTTGCGCGACAGCAAAATCAATCCCGAGATTTTTAATTCTACCGAGTACATCAACGAAATAATTGAGTAA
- a CDS encoding monovalent cation:proton antiporter-2 (CPA2) family protein, whose translation MHNQEFFLNALIYLGAAVVSVPIAKKLGLGSVLGYLLAGIIIGPFVLKLVGNEAGEVMHFAEFGVVLMLFIIGLELEPKLLWKMRRNIFGLGGLQVLITAGIITGVALLFNFQLNRAVAIGLILALSSTAIVLQTLSEKGLMHNIAGRSAFSVLLFQDMAVIPILALLPIIATLGTPANLSDSSLDSIGQVAQLPGWLQLLIIIGAIIVLVIIGRFAARHIFRLVAETGLHEVFVALALLMVIGIALGMDAIGLSPALGTFIAGVVLADSEYRHELETTIDPFKGLLLGLFFISVGAGINFNLLIENPWVIIGFVLLLIFIKFVVLLILGRIFRLKKGFEFLFAFLLAQASEFAFVLISFSKQNKLFDDETSGMLLLVVTLSMAISPLLLIFNDKAVSPILARWQNKLEYDEIEPEENPVILAGFGRFGLTVGRILLANGIKVTILDNNPSNVETLRKYGFKLYFGDITRPTMLEKAGIEKARLLILSMAEHENALKVAEIVRKKYPHVKILARANDIFHVFEYLNLNINKVQRENFHSAAELGNNALVELGFSKYEAYRATRTFKHHENQVTEELYRHWLEDQGKFIQESRRFEEQVKETLQAEKNYSIHETDCAWDVDSLKNEAQKEK comes from the coding sequence ATGCATAATCAGGAATTCTTTTTAAACGCTTTAATATACCTCGGGGCAGCCGTTGTTTCTGTTCCAATCGCAAAAAAATTGGGGCTGGGTTCGGTTCTAGGCTATTTGCTTGCAGGAATTATAATCGGTCCGTTTGTTTTAAAACTGGTGGGCAACGAAGCCGGCGAAGTGATGCATTTTGCCGAGTTTGGTGTTGTATTAATGCTCTTTATTATTGGATTGGAACTGGAGCCCAAACTTTTATGGAAAATGCGTCGCAATATTTTCGGACTTGGTGGTTTACAAGTTCTTATAACGGCAGGAATAATTACCGGCGTTGCACTGCTTTTTAACTTCCAGTTAAACCGTGCGGTTGCCATCGGACTTATTCTTGCGCTTTCTTCAACGGCAATTGTACTTCAAACCTTATCTGAAAAAGGATTGATGCATAACATTGCGGGGCGGTCGGCATTTTCAGTACTTCTTTTTCAAGACATGGCGGTTATTCCAATACTGGCATTACTGCCAATTATTGCAACCCTCGGAACTCCAGCCAATCTTTCCGACTCTTCATTAGACAGTATCGGGCAGGTAGCACAACTACCAGGTTGGTTGCAACTATTAATCATCATCGGAGCAATTATTGTATTGGTAATTATTGGACGGTTTGCGGCCCGTCATATTTTTCGTTTGGTTGCCGAAACAGGTTTACACGAAGTGTTTGTAGCATTGGCATTACTTATGGTTATTGGAATTGCGCTGGGAATGGATGCCATTGGCCTTTCGCCGGCACTGGGAACTTTTATTGCCGGAGTTGTTTTGGCCGACAGCGAGTACCGACACGAACTGGAAACTACAATCGATCCGTTTAAAGGACTACTATTAGGCCTCTTTTTCATTTCGGTTGGTGCCGGCATAAATTTTAATTTACTGATTGAAAATCCTTGGGTAATCATAGGGTTTGTGCTATTACTGATCTTTATAAAGTTTGTTGTTTTGTTAATTTTAGGACGGATTTTCCGATTGAAAAAAGGTTTTGAATTTCTGTTTGCTTTTTTACTCGCTCAGGCAAGCGAATTCGCATTTGTACTCATCTCCTTTTCTAAACAAAATAAGCTGTTCGACGATGAAACATCAGGTATGCTATTACTTGTGGTAACGCTGTCGATGGCTATTTCCCCTCTGCTACTTATTTTTAATGATAAAGCTGTGAGTCCGATTTTAGCTCGTTGGCAAAACAAACTGGAATACGATGAAATTGAGCCGGAAGAGAATCCTGTAATTCTTGCTGGATTCGGGCGTTTCGGGTTAACAGTGGGTAGAATTTTATTGGCAAATGGAATAAAAGTTACAATACTTGACAATAATCCATCGAATGTTGAAACACTACGTAAATATGGTTTCAAACTCTATTTTGGAGACATTACCCGCCCTACTATGCTCGAAAAAGCCGGCATTGAAAAAGCGCGTCTATTAATACTAAGTATGGCTGAGCACGAAAATGCCTTGAAAGTGGCCGAAATTGTGCGCAAAAAGTACCCACATGTTAAAATACTGGCCCGTGCTAACGATATTTTCCATGTGTTTGAGTACCTGAATTTAAACATTAACAAAGTTCAACGCGAAAACTTCCATTCGGCAGCCGAATTAGGTAACAATGCGCTGGTTGAACTGGGCTTTTCTAAATACGAAGCTTACCGCGCCACCCGAACTTTTAAACACCACGAAAACCAGGTTACCGAAGAATTGTATCGCCACTGGCTGGAAGATCAGGGCAAGTTTATTCAGGAGTCGCGTCGTTTTGAAGAACAGGTAAAAGAAACATTGCAAGCCGAGAAAAACTATTCGATACACGAAACGGATTGTGCCTGGGATGTTGATTCGTTGAAAAATGAAGCACAAAAAGAAAAGTAG
- a CDS encoding SoxR reducing system RseC family protein has product MKDTSLIVNIISQSACSTCHAQGACSVSDFQDKEIEVSEYNGNYKIGDEVTILFKQSKGFTALIWGYVIPFFVVLGTLIIALEVTGDELKSGLLSLVILVPYYITLYFFRHLLKKVLKFELEENAE; this is encoded by the coding sequence GTGAAAGACACTTCTCTGATTGTAAATATTATCAGTCAATCAGCCTGCTCCACCTGTCACGCGCAGGGGGCATGTTCGGTTTCCGATTTCCAGGACAAGGAAATTGAGGTTTCCGAATATAATGGCAACTACAAAATCGGCGACGAGGTTACCATTCTTTTTAAACAATCAAAAGGTTTTACTGCACTCATCTGGGGGTATGTAATTCCGTTTTTTGTTGTGTTGGGCACACTAATTATTGCACTCGAAGTTACCGGTGACGAGCTAAAATCAGGACTTCTCTCCTTGGTTATTCTAGTACCATACTATATAACATTATATTTTTTTAGGCATTTATTAAAAAAAGTATTGAAATTCGAACTCGAAGAAAACGCTGAATAA
- a CDS encoding Fe-S cluster domain-containing protein — protein sequence MSITVVYTIVTLAVIGAAAAVILYFVAQKFKVVEDPRIDDVDEALPGANCGGCGYAGCRAFAEACVKAGDLSDLNCPVGGNETMNNVASILGLEAVKKDPRVAYIRCNGTCDHRPKTSSFDGATTCAIASSVYSGESGCQYGCLGFGDCFDACDFDAIVMHPETGIPEIIDDKCVACGACVDACPKSLIELRKKMPKNRKVVVSCRNQDKGGVARKACKVACIGCSKCFKECPFDAITMENNLAYIDSDKCKLCRKCVAVCPTGAIIEENFPPRKVKPAEKKECEPAK from the coding sequence ATGAGTATCACTGTTGTATATACAATTGTCACATTAGCCGTAATTGGCGCCGCAGCTGCGGTAATCCTTTATTTTGTGGCACAGAAATTCAAAGTTGTTGAAGATCCGCGCATCGACGATGTTGACGAAGCTTTGCCGGGAGCAAACTGCGGAGGCTGTGGATATGCAGGCTGTAGAGCTTTTGCCGAGGCCTGTGTTAAAGCTGGCGATTTAAGCGATTTAAACTGTCCGGTTGGCGGAAATGAAACCATGAACAATGTCGCATCAATCCTCGGCCTTGAGGCGGTTAAAAAAGATCCGCGCGTGGCTTACATTCGTTGTAACGGCACCTGCGATCACCGTCCAAAAACCAGCAGTTTTGATGGAGCAACCACCTGTGCCATTGCATCATCGGTGTACAGTGGCGAATCCGGATGCCAGTATGGATGCCTGGGATTTGGCGACTGTTTCGATGCCTGCGATTTCGATGCGATTGTAATGCATCCTGAAACCGGAATTCCGGAAATTATCGATGATAAATGTGTGGCCTGCGGAGCCTGCGTTGATGCTTGTCCGAAAAGCCTGATCGAGTTACGCAAAAAGATGCCTAAAAACCGCAAAGTGGTGGTATCGTGCCGCAACCAGGATAAAGGTGGAGTAGCCCGTAAAGCGTGCAAAGTGGCCTGTATCGGTTGTAGCAAGTGTTTCAAAGAATGTCCGTTTGATGCCATTACAATGGAAAATAACCTGGCATATATTGATTCCGACAAGTGTAAACTGTGCCGCAAATGTGTGGCCGTTTGCCCAACAGGCGCCATCATCGAAGAGAACTTTCCTCCCCGGAAAGTTAAGCCAGCAGAAAAAAAAGAGTGTGAACCAGCAAAATAA
- the rsxC gene encoding electron transport complex subunit RsxC: MLKTFKIGGVHPPENKLSKDKKIEVLPLPKTVFIPVAQHIGAPATPVVKKGDEVKVGQVIAQSSSFVSTNIHSSVSGKVKKVDFSADSSGYPKQGIFIDVDGDEWLEGIDRSEDLVKEISIDGPDIVKKIQEAGIVGLGGATFPTHVKLVPPKGMKAEVLLINGVECEPYLTSDHRLMLEKADEIMVGIQLLMKAMGVEKAVIGIENNKPDAIKLLNEKCAAFKGVSVQPLKVQYPQGGEKQLINAVTGKEVPSGALPIAVGAVVSNVGTAFAVYEAIQKNKPLVERVVTVTGKGVEKPSNFMVRVGTATSELIEATGGLPENTGKIISGGPMMGRAIASLDVPVTKGTSGLLLMQEEESKRDEIHPCIRCSRCTSVCPMGLEPYLLMTLGEKQIFDRAENERIMDCIECGSCSYTCPSSRPLLDYIRFGKGKVGAIIRSRKK; encoded by the coding sequence ATGTTAAAAACGTTCAAAATAGGCGGAGTACATCCTCCCGAAAATAAATTATCGAAAGATAAAAAGATCGAAGTCCTGCCACTTCCGAAAACGGTTTTTATCCCGGTAGCACAGCACATTGGTGCGCCGGCTACACCGGTTGTAAAAAAAGGCGACGAGGTAAAAGTAGGACAGGTAATTGCACAAAGCAGCAGTTTTGTTTCAACCAATATTCACTCTTCTGTTTCTGGGAAAGTGAAAAAAGTTGACTTTTCGGCCGACAGCTCGGGCTATCCAAAACAGGGTATTTTTATCGATGTGGATGGCGATGAGTGGCTTGAAGGTATCGACCGCTCGGAAGATTTGGTTAAGGAAATTTCTATTGATGGACCTGATATCGTTAAAAAAATTCAGGAAGCCGGAATCGTTGGATTGGGTGGTGCAACCTTCCCTACCCATGTAAAACTGGTGCCGCCAAAAGGAATGAAAGCCGAAGTGCTTTTGATTAACGGCGTGGAGTGCGAACCTTACCTGACTTCGGATCACCGTTTAATGCTGGAAAAAGCTGACGAAATTATGGTGGGCATCCAGTTGCTGATGAAAGCAATGGGCGTTGAAAAGGCGGTTATCGGAATTGAAAACAACAAGCCCGATGCAATAAAACTGCTGAATGAAAAATGCGCTGCATTTAAAGGAGTGAGCGTTCAGCCACTAAAAGTGCAATACCCACAAGGAGGTGAAAAGCAACTCATCAATGCCGTTACAGGAAAAGAAGTTCCATCGGGCGCTTTACCAATTGCTGTTGGTGCTGTGGTAAGTAATGTAGGTACTGCTTTTGCCGTTTACGAAGCCATTCAGAAAAATAAACCGTTGGTTGAGCGTGTAGTTACCGTAACCGGAAAAGGCGTTGAAAAACCATCGAACTTCATGGTACGTGTTGGAACTGCCACATCTGAATTGATTGAAGCAACCGGCGGTCTTCCTGAAAATACTGGTAAAATTATTAGTGGTGGACCAATGATGGGACGCGCCATTGCATCGCTTGATGTTCCCGTTACAAAAGGTACTTCAGGACTACTTCTGATGCAGGAAGAAGAAAGTAAACGCGACGAAATACATCCTTGCATACGCTGCTCGCGTTGTACATCGGTTTGCCCGATGGGACTGGAGCCTTACCTGCTAATGACTTTAGGTGAAAAACAAATTTTTGATCGTGCAGAAAACGAACGCATAATGGATTGTATCGAGTGTGGTTCATGCAGTTATACGTGTCCGTCAAGCCGTCCGCTGCTCGATTATATCCGTTTTGGAAAAGGAAAAGTTGGAGCGATAATTCGTTCACGTAAAAAATAA
- a CDS encoding RnfABCDGE type electron transport complex subunit D: MSKLLTVSPSPHVHSSESTQKIMLRVVYAMIPAMIWGIYMFGLDAVRVGLISILSCLAIEFLIQKYIMKVKPSITDGSALITGVLLAFNVPVSLPWWIIIIGAIAAMGVGKLSFGGLGSNVFNPALVGRVFLLISFPVQMTSWPATRMMSVDAVSAATPLAVIKEGIKNGIPVSQLEGLPDLSHMAIGFNNGSMGEISAILLIIGGLYMLWKKVITWQTPVSIILTVIVVSGIFWLINPEMYVNPVYHVITGGLMLGAIFMATDMVTSPMTGKGQLIYGVGIGLITISIRMFGAYPEGISFAILIMNAFVPLINMYVKPKRFGGQ; encoded by the coding sequence ATGAGTAAATTATTAACAGTTTCACCATCACCGCACGTTCATTCGAGCGAATCAACCCAGAAGATTATGCTTCGGGTGGTATATGCGATGATTCCGGCCATGATATGGGGTATTTATATGTTTGGCCTCGATGCCGTTAGGGTTGGATTAATTTCAATCCTGTCGTGCCTGGCTATCGAATTCCTCATTCAAAAATATATAATGAAGGTAAAACCAAGTATTACCGACGGATCGGCTTTGATCACCGGTGTACTTTTGGCTTTTAACGTGCCGGTAAGTCTTCCGTGGTGGATTATTATTATTGGCGCAATTGCAGCCATGGGAGTTGGTAAACTTTCGTTTGGTGGTTTGGGATCAAACGTCTTCAATCCGGCGTTGGTTGGCAGGGTTTTCCTGTTGATCTCGTTCCCGGTGCAAATGACATCGTGGCCAGCAACCCGTATGATGAGTGTTGATGCGGTTTCAGCAGCTACACCACTGGCCGTAATTAAAGAAGGAATTAAAAACGGCATACCGGTTTCGCAACTTGAGGGGCTGCCTGATTTATCTCATATGGCCATTGGTTTCAACAATGGTTCTATGGGTGAAATTTCAGCAATATTATTGATTATCGGTGGTTTATACATGCTATGGAAAAAAGTAATTACCTGGCAAACGCCGGTATCGATTATACTTACTGTGATTGTGGTTTCGGGTATTTTCTGGCTAATAAACCCTGAAATGTATGTAAACCCGGTTTATCACGTAATTACCGGCGGTTTAATGCTGGGAGCCATTTTTATGGCAACTGATATGGTTACTTCTCCAATGACCGGAAAAGGACAACTGATCTACGGTGTTGGAATTGGTTTGATCACAATTTCCATTCGTATGTTTGGCGCTTACCCCGAAGGTATTTCGTTCGCAATTCTCATTATGAATGCCTTTGTGCCGCTGATCAACATGTATGTTAAACCTAAACGATTTGGAGGACAGTAA
- a CDS encoding RnfABCDGE type electron transport complex subunit G produces the protein MEDSKMAKRESSFTNMVLTLVLVTGIAAAALGFVYDFTKGPIEVAKLKAQTEAIKNVLPEFDELGETMVVSPGEGQDSLEFFPAYKNGELVGTAIKTYTKSGFSGFISIMTGIDKDGNFSGYSVLEHAETPGLGSKMGVWFNNPEKPNQYVIGKNPETTNFTVSKDGGDIDAITASTISSRAFLEALNRAYSTYKDNKTTGDSGQ, from the coding sequence TTGGAGGACAGTAAAATGGCAAAACGAGAATCGAGTTTTACAAATATGGTGCTTACGCTGGTTTTGGTTACCGGTATTGCTGCCGCAGCATTGGGTTTTGTGTACGATTTCACAAAAGGGCCTATTGAAGTTGCTAAACTAAAAGCTCAAACAGAAGCAATAAAAAATGTATTGCCTGAATTCGACGAACTTGGAGAAACAATGGTTGTTAGCCCTGGGGAAGGACAAGACTCTCTTGAGTTTTTCCCTGCCTATAAAAATGGAGAACTGGTGGGAACTGCCATAAAAACTTACACAAAAAGCGGTTTTAGCGGATTTATTTCCATTATGACCGGTATCGATAAAGACGGTAACTTTTCAGGCTATTCCGTTTTGGAACATGCAGAGACACCTGGTTTGGGATCAAAAATGGGTGTTTGGTTTAACAACCCTGAAAAACCAAATCAATACGTAATCGGCAAGAATCCTGAAACAACCAATTTTACCGTTTCTAAAGATGGTGGAGACATCGACGCGATTACTGCCTCTACAATTAGCTCTCGTGCTTTTCTTGAAGCACTTAATAGAGCATACAGTACTTATAAAGACAATAAAACCACCGGAGATTCCGGACAATAA
- a CDS encoding electron transport complex subunit E, which yields MNQWKNFSKGFLKENPVFILLLGMCPTLGVTSSAINGLGMGLATTFVLLMSNIVVSLVKNAIPEKVRIPAFIVIIATFVTIVQLTMQAFLPALYKSLGLFIPLIVVNCIVLGRAEAFASKNNLLSSAIDGLGIGLGFSFALVTLGGIREILGSGKLFDITIYPENYVTLVFVLSPGAFLVLGYLIALINQMKKN from the coding sequence ATGAATCAGTGGAAAAACTTTTCAAAAGGCTTTTTAAAAGAAAATCCGGTATTTATATTGTTACTGGGGATGTGCCCAACACTGGGTGTTACCTCATCAGCTATTAACGGACTTGGTATGGGACTGGCCACTACTTTTGTTTTGCTGATGTCGAACATAGTAGTGTCACTGGTAAAAAATGCCATTCCCGAAAAAGTGCGTATTCCGGCATTTATCGTAATTATTGCAACATTTGTTACCATAGTACAGCTTACCATGCAGGCCTTTTTACCGGCTCTATACAAGAGTCTTGGACTATTCATTCCTTTAATCGTGGTAAACTGTATCGTTCTGGGGCGTGCGGAAGCTTTCGCATCTAAAAACAACTTACTTTCATCGGCAATTGATGGATTAGGAATTGGACTTGGTTTTAGTTTTGCTTTGGTTACACTTGGTGGAATTAGAGAGATATTGGGTAGCGGCAAACTTTTCGATATCACAATCTACCCTGAAAATTACGTAACACTTGTTTTTGTGCTTTCGCCCGGAGCTTTTCTTGTTTTGGGATACCTGATTGCATTAATCAACCAAATGAAAAAGAATTAG
- the rsxA gene encoding electron transport complex subunit RsxA codes for MNYLVIVIGAILVNNIVLMQFLGICPFLGVSKKVSTGIGMTGAVAFVMILATIVTYLIQNYVLEKFGLGFLQTIAFILVIASLVQMVEIILKKVSPPLYQALGIFLPLITTNCAILGVAILTVQNEFNLLEGVIFSTSHAIGFGLALIIFAGIREHLDLQDVPKGLKGTPIALIAAGILAMAFMGFSGLV; via the coding sequence ATGAACTATTTAGTAATTGTAATAGGTGCCATACTTGTAAACAACATTGTTTTAATGCAGTTTTTGGGAATTTGCCCGTTTTTGGGTGTTTCCAAAAAAGTATCGACCGGTATTGGTATGACCGGCGCCGTTGCCTTTGTAATGATTTTAGCAACAATTGTAACTTATCTGATACAAAACTATGTGCTTGAAAAATTCGGATTAGGATTTTTGCAAACCATAGCATTCATTCTGGTAATCGCATCGTTGGTTCAAATGGTGGAGATCATTCTGAAAAAAGTAAGTCCTCCACTCTACCAGGCGCTCGGAATTTTCCTGCCGCTTATTACAACAAACTGTGCAATTCTAGGTGTTGCTATTCTTACTGTGCAAAACGAATTTAACCTGTTGGAAGGTGTTATATTTTCAACTTCGCATGCTATAGGTTTTGGTCTGGCTTTGATAATTTTTGCCGGTATTCGCGAGCACCTCGATCTGCAAGATGTGCCAAAAGGATTAAAAGGTACTCCAATTGCATTAATCGCTGCAGGTATTCTTGCAATGGCTTTTATGGGATTCTCTGGCTTAGTGTAA